One stretch of Pseudoxanthomonas sp. Root65 DNA includes these proteins:
- a CDS encoding transcriptional regulator, whose translation MGNEREKFSQRLANAMQQAGYDVRPKVLFNLFNSHYRGRSVTFQTTSRWLSGKAIPAQDKLQVIADLLGVEPQALRFGTSARSRVAETRAAWPAGVGSRERHVIDAYLQLPAKKRELVGDLVKALSDG comes from the coding sequence ATGGGCAACGAGCGCGAAAAATTCTCGCAACGGCTGGCGAATGCCATGCAGCAGGCGGGCTACGACGTGCGTCCGAAGGTGCTGTTCAATCTGTTCAACAGCCACTATCGCGGCCGTTCGGTCACATTCCAGACGACCTCGCGCTGGTTGTCCGGCAAGGCGATCCCCGCGCAGGACAAACTGCAGGTGATCGCGGACCTGCTGGGCGTGGAACCGCAGGCGTTGCGCTTCGGGACCTCCGCGCGGTCGCGCGTGGCAGAGACGCGTGCCGCATGGCCTGCCGGCGTCGGCAGCCGCGAACGCCACGTCATCGACGCGTATCTGCAGCTGCCTGCGAAGAAGCGCGAGCTGGTCGGCGATCTGGTCAAGGCGCTGTCGGATGGCTGA
- a CDS encoding DUF192 domain-containing protein, whose amino-acid sequence MRLCQVFVVAFALLLSACANGGPWVEVGGERFTVEIADDDTERARGLMFRDELAAGTGMLFIHDAEEPLAYWMKNTRIPLDILYFDSARKLVSQQRNVPPCSGGDSCPTYPSAQPARYVLELNAGEAERLKLQDGAELGFGKGIPPVR is encoded by the coding sequence ATGCGTCTTTGCCAGGTGTTCGTCGTCGCTTTCGCCCTCCTCCTCAGCGCCTGCGCCAATGGGGGCCCCTGGGTCGAAGTCGGTGGCGAGCGCTTCACGGTGGAGATCGCGGACGACGATACCGAGCGCGCGCGCGGGCTGATGTTCCGCGATGAGCTGGCGGCCGGCACCGGCATGCTGTTCATCCACGACGCCGAAGAACCGCTGGCCTACTGGATGAAGAACACGCGCATCCCGCTCGACATCCTGTACTTCGACAGCGCACGCAAACTGGTGAGCCAGCAGCGCAACGTGCCGCCCTGCTCCGGCGGCGACAGCTGCCCGACCTACCCCAGCGCCCAGCCGGCCCGCTACGTGCTGGAGCTCAATGCCGGCGAAGCCGAGCGCCTGAAGCTGCAGGACGGTGCTGAACTGGGTTTCGGAAAGGGCATTCCGCCCGTCCGCTGA
- a CDS encoding TIGR02449 family protein, with protein MDTVELLDQLRALSTRIQEVADRCQRLADENRSLRQQQEHLIGERSQLLAKNEQARSRVEAMISRLKSLEQHT; from the coding sequence ATGGATACCGTCGAACTCCTCGATCAGCTCCGCGCGCTCAGCACGCGCATCCAGGAGGTGGCGGACCGCTGCCAGCGGCTGGCCGACGAAAACCGCAGCCTGCGCCAGCAGCAGGAACACCTGATCGGCGAGCGTTCGCAGCTGCTGGCCAAGAACGAACAGGCGCGTTCGCGGGTGGAAGCGATGATCAGCCGCCTGAAATCCCTGGAGCAGCACACGTGA
- the rpiA gene encoding ribose-5-phosphate isomerase RpiA, producing the protein MSEAKRLAGEKAIEFVEDGMIVGVGTGSTVAYFIDALGAIKDRIKGAVSSSEQSTARLKQHGIEVLDLNHTGTLSLYVDGADECDPHKRLIKGGGAALTREKIIAEASKQFVCIIDPSKQVPVLGRFPLPVEVIPMARSLVAREILALTGGQPVWRDGVTTDNGNVVLDIHNLSITDPVAMEREINQIPGVVAVGLFARRPADIVIVGGEPPRVLS; encoded by the coding sequence ATGAGCGAAGCAAAGCGCCTGGCCGGCGAGAAGGCCATCGAGTTCGTCGAGGACGGCATGATCGTCGGCGTCGGCACCGGTTCCACCGTGGCGTATTTCATCGATGCACTGGGCGCGATCAAGGACCGCATCAAGGGCGCGGTGTCCAGTTCCGAACAGAGCACGGCGCGCCTGAAGCAGCACGGCATCGAGGTGCTCGACCTCAACCACACCGGCACGCTGTCGCTATATGTGGACGGCGCCGACGAGTGCGATCCGCACAAGCGGCTCATCAAGGGTGGTGGCGCGGCGCTGACGCGCGAGAAGATCATCGCCGAAGCCAGCAAGCAGTTCGTCTGCATCATCGACCCGAGCAAGCAGGTGCCCGTGCTGGGCAGGTTCCCGCTGCCGGTGGAAGTGATTCCGATGGCGCGCAGCCTGGTGGCGCGCGAAATCCTCGCTCTGACCGGCGGCCAGCCGGTGTGGCGCGACGGCGTGACCACCGACAACGGCAACGTGGTGCTGGATATCCACAACCTGTCGATCACCGATCCGGTGGCGATGGAGCGCGAGATCAACCAGATTCCGGGCGTGGTCGCGGTGGGCCTGTTCGCCCGCCGTCCGGCGGACATCGTGATCGTCGGCGGCGAGCCGCCGCGCGTCCTCAGCTGA
- a CDS encoding SH3 domain-containing protein has translation MPAARALLFALLMAAGSAAAGNDPVLAPPAEALPPAAEAMRDELQRIVAARDLQALRAHVREDTTLSFGGDSGPQGFDAVWATDAAATRALWRVLDALLALPGVARSEEGKDIYCAPYVFCLPYPADIDVFDAQVVLGRDVAVRAQPGPQAPVVTRVSHVVLTALDDATGASTPGWVHVRLASGQQGYVAGTLLRSPLDYRLSLVSEGDGRWRIQYFVAGD, from the coding sequence ATGCCCGCTGCACGTGCCCTGCTGTTCGCCCTGCTGATGGCGGCCGGCAGCGCCGCGGCGGGGAACGATCCCGTTCTCGCGCCACCGGCGGAGGCACTGCCGCCGGCCGCCGAAGCGATGCGCGACGAGCTGCAACGGATCGTGGCGGCGCGCGACCTTCAGGCGCTGCGCGCGCACGTGCGCGAGGACACCACGCTGAGTTTCGGCGGCGACAGCGGACCGCAGGGTTTCGACGCCGTCTGGGCCACCGATGCCGCCGCCACGCGCGCGCTGTGGCGCGTGCTGGACGCCCTGCTTGCGCTACCGGGTGTCGCCCGGAGCGAAGAAGGCAAGGACATCTACTGCGCGCCCTACGTGTTCTGCCTGCCTTATCCCGCCGACATCGACGTGTTCGACGCACAAGTCGTGCTGGGCCGCGATGTCGCGGTGAGGGCGCAACCCGGTCCGCAGGCGCCGGTCGTCACGCGGGTCAGCCACGTAGTGCTGACGGCCCTCGATGACGCCACCGGCGCGTCCACGCCCGGCTGGGTGCATGTACGCCTGGCATCGGGCCAGCAGGGTTATGTCGCCGGCACGCTGCTGCGGAGCCCGCTCGACTACCGGCTCTCACTCGTGAGCGAGGGTGACGGGCGCTGGCGCATCCAGTACTTCGTCGCCGGCGACTGA
- a CDS encoding 5-formyltetrahydrofolate cyclo-ligase: protein MTVERDALRRELRARRRALPAAERIAGADALAARLLALPFFPTRGYVAGYWAMDGEIGLHSWQLRLPPPLVYCLPVLSDDTTLRFVPWRPGDALVTNRYGIPEPDVDPRSGLSAADMAMIVVPLVGFDLAGHRLGMGGGWYDRTLAPRLQRPAPPWLVGVGFEAQRVDALDAQPWDVPLDAVCTERATLLSPSLQDAPP, encoded by the coding sequence ATGACCGTCGAGCGCGATGCGCTGCGACGCGAATTGCGTGCCCGTCGTCGGGCACTGCCCGCCGCCGAACGGATCGCCGGCGCCGATGCACTGGCCGCACGCCTGCTGGCGCTGCCGTTCTTCCCCACCCGCGGCTACGTGGCCGGCTACTGGGCGATGGATGGCGAGATCGGCCTGCACAGCTGGCAGCTGCGGCTGCCGCCGCCGCTGGTCTACTGTCTACCCGTGCTCTCGGACGACACCACGCTGCGCTTCGTGCCGTGGCGACCGGGCGATGCGCTGGTGACCAACCGCTACGGCATCCCGGAGCCGGACGTGGACCCGCGTTCGGGCCTTTCCGCCGCCGATATGGCCATGATCGTGGTGCCGCTGGTCGGCTTCGACCTTGCCGGGCACCGTCTCGGCATGGGCGGCGGCTGGTACGACCGCACGCTGGCGCCACGCCTGCAGCGCCCCGCGCCGCCATGGCTGGTGGGCGTGGGCTTCGAGGCGCAGCGCGTCGACGCCCTCGACGCGCAGCCTTGGGACGTGCCGCTGGACGCGGTCTGCACCGAGCGCGCCACACTGCTTTCCCCTTCCCTGCAGGACGCCCCGCCATGA
- a CDS encoding EVE domain-containing protein has product MTARKHYWLMKSEPDAFSIDDLKKVGTEPWNGVRNYQARNFMRAMQVGDGVLFYHSNCKEPGIVGTATVAATAYPDETQFNPKSDYYDPKSTREDPRWSLVDVKFERKLTRTITLDEIKQHADDLGDGFALIQRGSRLSVLPVTAAQWKYLLALE; this is encoded by the coding sequence ATGACGGCACGCAAGCACTACTGGCTGATGAAGTCCGAACCGGACGCCTTCTCCATCGACGACCTGAAGAAGGTCGGCACGGAGCCGTGGAACGGCGTGCGCAACTACCAGGCGCGCAACTTCATGCGCGCCATGCAGGTAGGCGACGGCGTGCTGTTCTACCACTCCAACTGCAAGGAGCCGGGCATCGTCGGCACCGCGACCGTGGCCGCCACGGCGTACCCGGACGAGACCCAGTTCAATCCGAAGTCCGACTACTACGACCCCAAGAGCACGCGCGAAGACCCGCGCTGGTCGCTGGTGGACGTGAAGTTCGAGCGCAAGCTCACGCGCACCATCACGCTGGACGAGATCAAGCAGCACGCCGACGACCTGGGCGACGGCTTCGCGCTGATCCAGCGCGGCAGCCGCCTGTCCGTGCTGCCGGTCACCGCCGCGCAATGGAAGTACCTGCTGGCGCTGGAATAA
- a CDS encoding UPF0149 family protein, with amino-acid sequence MPDLPEIADVAAASRQLGLAMDASELHGALCGWLAGGGTADDTWLARALADDQLPAPASGSALDQLRQCAVAQLEDRSFAFDLLLPAADRPLDERAEALFAWCQGFLGAFGLAAGASPPLSEEGQEALQDLARLAQASPESSDDEEDEDALAELEEFVRVAVLLLHGDCVLGPRHRRSLN; translated from the coding sequence ATGCCCGACCTTCCCGAAATCGCCGATGTCGCGGCCGCGTCCCGCCAGCTTGGCCTGGCCATGGACGCATCGGAACTGCATGGCGCGCTGTGCGGCTGGCTGGCCGGCGGCGGCACCGCCGACGACACCTGGCTGGCGCGCGCGCTGGCCGACGACCAGCTGCCGGCACCGGCATCCGGGAGTGCGCTGGACCAGTTGCGCCAGTGCGCCGTCGCCCAACTGGAAGACCGCAGCTTCGCCTTCGATCTGCTGCTGCCTGCCGCGGACCGCCCGCTGGATGAGCGCGCGGAAGCGCTGTTCGCATGGTGCCAGGGATTCCTGGGTGCGTTCGGACTGGCCGCGGGCGCCTCGCCGCCGCTGTCGGAGGAAGGTCAGGAGGCGTTGCAGGATCTCGCACGCCTGGCCCAGGCCTCGCCCGAGAGCAGCGATGACGAGGAAGACGAGGACGCGCTGGCCGAACTGGAAGAATTCGTCCGCGTCGCCGTCCTGCTGCTGCATGGCGACTGCGTGCTCGGGCCCCGGCATCGCCGGAGCCTGAACTGA
- a CDS encoding cell division protein ZapA, which yields MSANEPVSVHLLDREYTVGVAPDERSSLMAAAKLLDSRMREVRGSNRMAAVDRIAVLAALNLAHELQQLRDEQHARNRDVERTLQDLHRKLDSVLGTP from the coding sequence GTGAGCGCCAACGAGCCGGTCAGCGTCCACCTGCTGGACCGCGAATACACCGTCGGCGTCGCGCCCGATGAGCGCTCCAGCCTGATGGCGGCGGCCAAACTGCTGGACAGCCGCATGCGCGAAGTGCGCGGCAGCAACCGTATGGCGGCGGTGGACCGCATCGCCGTGCTGGCCGCGCTCAATCTGGCACACGAATTGCAGCAGCTGCGCGATGAGCAGCACGCGCGCAACCGCGACGTGGAACGCACGCTGCAGGACCTGCACCGCAAACTGGACAGCGTGCTCGGCACACCGTAA
- a CDS encoding GGDEF and EAL domain-containing protein → MHALPVAAILATASPLSSRLAMGLAGVVLVGVIVIGTRRWWQAWLASRQAPQEPLRSETLRNRDERLKLALWASGEQFWDYDLVQRRLYRMRADETAVQTADITVLTRQGEVPTIHDEDLPLVQERLRQHLQGKTPLFMSEHRMDMQGNGTWVWVRARGRVVERDGEGQPIRIAGTARDITASRNAEYEHRIAGEVMRSMNEAVAVLDWAHQFITINPAFTRITGYAEEEVIGQPMTMLDSDQHEDSFFERMHRELRLTGRWSGEIWKVRKDGEEILCRIETNVVPDASGERPLYVQVLTDITEQKRAEQELRYLANYDTLTSLPNRSLLSERLSRAIVRARREHGHVAVLFIDLDRFKDINDSLGHATGDRILRSAAARVQQTVGTQHTVARLSGDEFTVVLEDINGMPDAEDVAQRIIHAFRTPLNFGERLELAVSPSIGISLYPEHAQVPTELLKHADTAMYQAKAMGRHTYQVYSESMDEKNRHRAILASALRRAIDRNELSLVFQPRLSISRQRITGVEALLRWDSKEFGMVSPAQFIPLAEESGMILELGAWALRNACLTLREWHDAGLEELSVAVNVSATQLQRGDLQTVVARALEETGVPANRLELELTESVVMASPEQNADTLRACRRLGISLAIDDFGTGYSSLAYLKRLPLTTLKIDREFISDLTHDTDDEAITSTIITMGQSLALKVVAEGVETWDQYEFLRNHGCDEVQGHWVSQALGADQCLRFIRDYYPGSGIRVAS, encoded by the coding sequence ATGCACGCCCTTCCTGTCGCTGCAATTCTGGCAACGGCGTCCCCGCTGTCGTCCCGGCTGGCCATGGGACTGGCGGGCGTGGTACTGGTGGGCGTGATCGTGATCGGCACGCGCCGCTGGTGGCAGGCCTGGCTGGCGAGCCGGCAGGCGCCGCAGGAGCCGCTGCGCAGCGAAACCCTGCGCAACCGCGACGAGCGCCTGAAGCTGGCGCTGTGGGCCTCGGGCGAGCAGTTCTGGGACTACGACCTGGTGCAGCGCCGGCTCTACCGCATGCGCGCGGACGAAACCGCCGTGCAGACCGCCGACATCACCGTGCTCACGCGCCAGGGCGAAGTGCCCACCATCCACGACGAAGACCTGCCGCTGGTGCAGGAACGCCTGCGCCAGCACCTGCAGGGCAAGACGCCGCTCTTCATGTCAGAACACCGCATGGACATGCAGGGCAACGGCACCTGGGTGTGGGTGCGTGCCCGCGGCCGCGTGGTCGAGCGCGACGGTGAAGGCCAGCCGATCCGCATCGCCGGCACCGCCCGCGACATCACCGCCAGCCGCAACGCCGAGTACGAGCACCGCATCGCCGGCGAAGTGATGCGCAGCATGAACGAGGCGGTGGCCGTGCTGGACTGGGCGCACCAGTTCATCACCATCAACCCGGCCTTCACCCGCATCACCGGGTATGCGGAAGAGGAAGTCATCGGCCAGCCGATGACCATGCTGGACAGCGACCAGCACGAGGATTCGTTCTTCGAGCGCATGCACCGCGAGCTGCGCCTGACCGGGCGCTGGTCGGGCGAGATCTGGAAGGTGCGCAAGGACGGCGAGGAAATCCTCTGCCGGATCGAGACCAACGTGGTGCCCGATGCCAGCGGCGAGCGTCCGCTGTACGTGCAGGTGCTCACCGACATCACCGAGCAGAAGCGCGCCGAACAGGAACTGCGCTACCTGGCCAACTACGACACCCTGACCAGCCTGCCCAACCGCTCGCTGCTGTCCGAGCGCCTGTCGCGCGCGATCGTGCGGGCACGCCGCGAGCACGGGCATGTCGCGGTGCTGTTCATCGACCTGGACCGCTTCAAGGACATCAACGATTCGCTCGGCCACGCCACCGGCGACCGCATCCTGCGCTCGGCGGCCGCGCGCGTGCAGCAGACCGTGGGCACGCAGCACACGGTGGCGCGCCTGAGCGGCGACGAGTTCACCGTGGTGCTCGAGGACATCAACGGCATGCCCGATGCCGAGGACGTGGCCCAGCGCATCATCCACGCCTTCCGCACGCCGCTGAACTTCGGCGAGCGGCTGGAGCTGGCGGTGTCGCCGTCTATCGGCATCAGCCTGTATCCCGAGCATGCCCAGGTGCCGACCGAGCTGCTCAAGCACGCCGACACCGCCATGTACCAGGCCAAGGCGATGGGACGGCACACCTACCAGGTGTATTCGGAGTCGATGGACGAGAAGAACCGCCATCGCGCCATCCTCGCCAGCGCGCTGCGCCGCGCGATCGACCGCAACGAGCTGTCGCTGGTGTTCCAGCCGCGCCTGTCGATCTCGCGCCAGCGGATCACCGGCGTGGAGGCGCTGCTGCGCTGGGACAGCAAGGAATTCGGCATGGTCTCGCCTGCGCAGTTCATCCCGCTGGCCGAAGAGTCGGGAATGATCCTCGAACTCGGCGCCTGGGCGCTGCGCAACGCCTGCCTGACCCTGCGCGAGTGGCACGACGCCGGCCTGGAAGAGCTCAGCGTGGCGGTGAACGTGTCCGCCACCCAGCTGCAGCGCGGCGACCTGCAGACGGTGGTGGCGCGTGCGCTGGAGGAAACCGGCGTGCCGGCCAACCGGCTGGAGCTGGAGCTGACCGAGAGCGTGGTGATGGCCAGCCCCGAGCAGAACGCCGACACCCTGCGCGCCTGTCGCCGGCTGGGCATCTCGCTGGCGATCGACGACTTCGGCACCGGCTATTCGTCGCTGGCCTACCTGAAGCGGCTGCCGCTGACCACGCTGAAGATCGACCGCGAGTTCATCAGCGACCTGACCCACGACACCGACGACGAAGCGATCACCAGCACCATCATCACCATGGGCCAGTCGCTGGCGCTGAAAGTGGTGGCCGAAGGCGTGGAAACCTGGGACCAGTACGAGTTCCTGCGCAACCACGGCTGCGACGAGGTGCAGGGCCACTGGGTCTCGCAGGCGCTGGGCGCCGACCAGTGCCTGCGCTTCATCCGCGATTACTACCCCGGCTCGGGGATCCGCGTCGCGTCCTGA